tcccttggtaccttatcatatgctttctccaagtcaatgaaaaccatatgcaagtctttcttcttatttcgatggtgctccattaattgtctcattagatggatggcttccatagttgatcttcccggcataaagccaaactggttttccgagatcttcaccgtcctccttagcctttgttcaatcactcgctcccaaagtttcatagtgtgactcattaatttgattccccgatagttggcacaatcttggacatcgcctttgttcttatacaaagggattaaggtacttttcctccattctgatggcatcttattgtttctccaaattttgttgaagaacgtcgtcaaccattcgattcctctttctcccaaacatctccaaatctcaatagggatgccatcaggtcctactgctttcttcaacttcatcttacttaatgccattttgacttcacccttttgaattctccgcaggcattcatgatttatcatatcgtgatggatacttatatctccaacatcttgttggcgatctccattaaataagtcatcaaaataggacctccatcgttccttgatatccttatctccaactaggactttctggtccacatccttcacacatttaacttttccgagatctcgcgtcttcctatctctcatccgagcaattctatatatgtctctttccccttctttcgtatccaatcttgtatacagatcccgattcacctttgctctagcatctcgtatgaccttctttacttcccttttagcctctttgtatttttcgtagttctcgtcactcctacatttccccaatagtttataggattctctcttactctttactgcttgtcgtacttcttctgtccaccaagatgtgtccttacccggtggcatgctacctttagattcccctagaacttccttcgctacttcccttatactatgctccatcttattccatattgaatctatatctgaatccatattgcaagtccaaatatcttttttggtcatctcatccacaaatttttgttgattctccccttgcaatttccaccacttaatcttagtctctacttgaggtgtttgttttcttatacatttcctacttcgaaaatctagcaccactactctatgttgggttgtcgtactctcaccagggatcaccttacaatcaatataactctttctccaagcactccttactaagaagaagtcaatttggctcgcattaccgccactccgataagtcacatttctttttcaaaaaaaaaaaaaaaaagaatgaaaggTATTTTAATTGATCGGATAGAATAGACATGCATAGAAATAAAGAATATATTAAAATCAactaaaaattgtataattatattgttttgagtttataatgtACACGGATTAAAGAAATTTATATGGTTGATATGCAATATAGTTTCCAAGTTGAGTTTATAACATATGGTTAGTGTGATaagatataataataaaatgaaattggGGAGAGTAGTATTGTGTGAATCATGCCATTCCCCAAGTGCCGTTCCAAAAATACACCACGTGGTCTTCCCTTACGTCCCTGAGGAGGTGGACCTTGTCACCCACTCTTCCCCCAACTCTATTTATACTCCTTTTTTCCCACTCTTCTCCCCCCAAAACACTAACTAACaaactctttcttcttcttctctctctccctcaatacttttttattttccttccaTAATTTCCACTGGATCACTTCACTCCATGTCTACAGCTCCGACCACCGCTAATTGGGCTACCACCCAATTTTCTCGCCGTCTTTCCTCTTCCAATTCACTTCTCGATTTGAATTTTAACCGGAGTAAGTTCATTCCTAAAAGATCTAAAATTCACTGTGCTTTACAGTCTCATTCTGTTCTTCATTTCAATCAATCCCCATCCACTGCGATTCCTAAACATGATTCCTTTTCTCAACCTCAACCTCAACCACACCACTGGAATATCTTTCAAAAGGCTGCATCTTTTGCTTTAGATATGGCAGAAAATGCTTTAGTCTCTCATGAAAGCCAACATCAACTCCCTAAAACAGCCGACCCCCATGTCCAAATCGCCGGTAATTACGCTCCGGTGCCTGAACAATCTGCCCGCCACTCTCTTCCGGTCACTGGAACTATCCCTGATTGTATCAATGGTGTCTATGTCAGAAACGGTGCTAACCCACTTTTTGAGCCTACCGCCGGCCACCACTTATTTGACGGCGACGGTATGGTTCACGCTGTCTCAATTGATAACGGCAATGCTAGCTATGCTTGCCGTTTCACTGAAACGGAAAGATTGAAACAGGAGAAGGAATTGGGGAAGCCGGTTTTTCCTAAAGCAATTGGGGAACTCCATGGACACTCTGGTATAGCAAGGTTGATCCTTTTTTATGCTAGAGGTTTATGCGGTATTGTTGATCATAAAAAAGGTACCGGAGTAGCAAACGCCGGTCTTGTTTACTTCAACGACAGGCTTCTCGCTATGTCGGAAGACGATGTTCCTTATCAAGTACGTGTCACCCCGTCTGGTGATCTTGAAACTGTTGACCGTTACGATTTCAATGGCCAACTTGATCATACAATGATTGCTCATCCAAAGGTTGATCCTATTTCTAAAGAGCTTTTTGCTCTTAGCTACGACGTCATTCAGAAGCCTTACCTCAAGTACTTCCGATTTTTTCCCGACGGAACGAAATCACCGGACGTCGATATCCCACTCGATGTCCCGACGATGATGCATGATTTTGCAATCACTGAGAATTTTGTGGTAATCCCTGATCAGCAAGTGGTTTTCAAGCTTCAAGAAATGATCAGCGGTGGTTCTCCCGTTATCTACGACAAAAACAAGGTATCGCGGTTCGGAATTCTTGCAAAGAATGCTCGTGATTCCAACGATATTATATGGATAGAGTCGCCGGATACTTTTTGTTTTCATCTGTGGAATGCGTGGGAGGAACCGGAATCCGATGAAGTAGTGGTGATCGGATCTTGCATGACTCCACCGGACTCTATTTTCAACGAATGTGAAGAGAAGTTGACGAGTGTATTGTCGGAAATCAGGCTGAATTTGAAGACGGGTAAATCGACGCGCCGCCCTATAATTGAAGAGACAGAGCAAATCAATTTAGAAGCAGGGATGGTGAACCGGAACAAGCTAGGAAGAAAGACTCAGTACGCATATTTAGCCATTGCTGAGCCGTGGCCTAAGGTTAGTGGTTTCGCCAAGGTTGATCTTTTTACTGGGGAGGTAAAAAAGTACATTTACGGCGATAAAAAATTTGGTGGTGAGCCCTTTTTTCTACCGGGTAACGACCCCAATAATGAAGGTGAAGATGATGGATACATTCTCTCTTTTGTACATGATGAGAAGAAATGGAAGTCAGAGCTTCAAATTATAAATGCTAAAAATTTAGAGCTAGAAGCCACAGTGAAATTGCCATCAAGGGTGCCTTACGGGTTTCACGGCACGTTCATAGACGCAAAGGAGTTGGTGAATCAAGCATAAGCATAATTGAAGGATGAGAGTTACCGTGGTAAATAGGAGATTTTGACCAGAGGGATGATGTCTTTATCCCCGGAAAATCTCCTGAGCTAGCATTTAGAAGACTAAGCCTAGCCTTTTGTTTGGTGTATATTATACTAGTATTAAAAAGAAACCAGCTTGTAGCTTTTGGACAGTAGCTAGGTTTCGAGCTCAGCTGGTTTCTGTTCTGTttcttttcatatattttacccTGTTttcttatattatattatatacacTCTGCTTTTGCACTTAATTACCGTTGTTTTTCTCAAATTCGAATCCTAATATACCTAAGTTCAAATCTTAACGAATACAGAGAACTTTAAATCGAAAAGAATTCGAACaggataaattataaaaagaatACTGTTTTTTTCCATGTATTTcatgttgagttaatttgaaGAATAGATAGAGGGTAAAATGATGTAATAATTAATGTGGCTGAAACATTCCATGTGCCCACAATTTATGTTGAAATATAAAGGGCTAATGTTTGCCAATTTCCATGTTATCACTTTCACTTCCGCTGTTTCATAATTGGTACATGTTTTGTCATTTTCACCCTCTTTTTAAATACTCCCTTTTTGTTTCAACACACTATTGAGAGTTACTTGCTCTTCATATACAACCGTCCAATGCTCCATATATTCTATACTCTATGTTTTAAACATGACTCTCATATATACATTCACTAATTACTAATGGACAAAGTCCTACATTGTTGATCTTAATTAAGTAGTTAGATTTAATGTTAAGCCGGGTGTTGATGTTACACATTGTATTAGAGTAAATAGTTAGGTTTGGTTAATTAAGTAGTTACAGTTAATGTTAAGCTGATTTAGTTAGACAGATGTTGATGTTACCATTATACTAGTATGAGAGACTATATGTGAAACTTTTCTATTCCATAAAAAATCTTCTCAATTTTCTTGGATCTGTATACTTTTTTTCAAGGATTGATTCATTTTTCTTTCCAATTTGATTTTCTAGATccaattttttagtttttccatATGTTGTTCTTGCGATTACTCTGCTCTTTGtaatctttctttcttttacaAGTATGTCTTATATTGCAACAATAATTGGGAGAAtgacaataataataatcaaactTCGAATTCAATGAACAACACAATATATCTAGATTATTCAACAAATATGCTTGTGAATCAAAAGAATACAAACAGAAGAGCAAGCAATCATGGTTTTGCTGATATTTCGTAAAATATGTacaatattttcttcatttgtcACATGAGAATCCTAATTTGATTTTGGTTACAACCATGGGAAGAAATTAAAGGCTTAATGAAAGTAATCACTATTAAATCCATATAAAGAAGcgttaattataaaattggccCAATTGAGAGGTCCGTTTATATTTTTGGACCCATTAGAACATATGTTACCAAACTAGATACTTGTATTGttaatttttaagaaaaattcCTATTTTATTCAAACCACCAATGCGGACAAAATTGTTATGCGAAGCAACTATGAATTTCTCTCAACGTGATAACACTTGCGAACAAGTACTGTGATTTTGGCTGCGATTTCAACAGATTTTCGCAACAAATTCAATGAAGTCGTGGTATGTTTCAATCTTCttgtatctttttttttttttgaaagaatgctGCTTTTATTAGAAGGCCGAATCGGCTAAAAGAATATCGATAAGGAACGGATGTGGACATGCCCACTCTCCACGAACAGACTCAGAGACAACCGCTCTTGCCAGGCAATGAGCTGCTGAATCTGCTGAACGCTTTACAAAAGAAATTGAGACTAACTCTAATTCTTGTACTAactttgaacaaaataaaagaaTGTCAGCTAAGTAAGAGTTGTGAGAGGCGGTGGATTGTAGTTCTTGAACAAGTGCTAGACAATCTGTGCGAAGTTCAACTCTAGATAAACCTGATTGCTTAATCCATGAGAGAGCTTCCTTCAAAGCTACAGCTTCTGCCAGTATCGGTTCGAAGACACCCTCCATTGCTCTGTGGTAAGCATACATACATGAGCCAGCACGATCCCGGATGAGAAATCCTGTCGAGCAGTATCCTGCCTCTTTGAATATTCATGTATCTACGTTGCAGACAAGAAAGCCATCAGCCGGTTGTAGCCAACGAGTTGGAGGAGACGAAACCTTCCTGCTGTTGGTATTTTGAACTTCCTGTGCCGTATGCCATTCATGTATCTCCTTTTGAATTCTGATAGATATTGTTACGGGATTTGCTGTGCTATTATTCCATACCACCTCATTTCTGTGTTTCCATATGTTCCAAATTGCCACTGCAATTCCACTTATTTCCTCAGGCGAACCTTCTGATAATCGATGCACCAACCAATCTCGAAAGTTATCGATGGATAACATTCACTGATCCCGGAAGTAAATCGACCAAATTTGTCTTGTGAATGGACAGGCAGCAAACACGTGGTGTTCTGTTTCATCTTGTGCGTTACATAACGGGCATACATTGGGGTGACTACTGTGTTGAGCCGCTAGGTTGTGCATTGTTGGGAGGCAGTGTGTCAGTAATCTCCATATACAATTTCTGATTTTTGGAGCTACCATCATATTCCATATTTTATTCCAGTTGACCTGTGGATTCACAATATTCATTATTTGGTTTCCGATAGCTACCTGATATCCGCTTTTGACCGTGTAGACACCTCTCCTTTCAAATTGCCATAGCCAACCATCTTGTTGACATCCTAGACTTCTTGGTATAGAAAAAATTAGCTCCCGGTCCCTCTGATTAAAATTTGCTTGAACCAGCTCTCTATTCCAATTGCCATCTTCACATATAAGATCCTTTACCATTCCTGATGGTAAGTTGAACTGTTTAGCACTTGTTGGTATCGGGTTTAGCTTGTCTGGTAGCCATGGGTTGTCCCATATATCAATTGTATGACCATCTCCTACCTTGTTCCGTAGCCCTTTGAGAAGTAGATCCCGTCCTGCCAACAAACTACGCCAAATGTACGAGGGGTTGTGTCCCAAGGTCGCCTTCTGAAAAGAAAGATTTGGAAAATGTTTTGCCTTTAGAATCCGAGCCATTAATGATTTGGGTTCCTGAATGATTCGCCATCCTTGCTTGGCGAGTAATGCAGTGTTAAATTGTTTAATGTTTCTGAACCCCATTCCTCCCTGAGATTTTG
The sequence above is drawn from the Euphorbia lathyris chromosome 6, ddEupLath1.1, whole genome shotgun sequence genome and encodes:
- the LOC136232969 gene encoding 9-cis-epoxycarotenoid dioxygenase NCED2, chloroplastic, whose amino-acid sequence is MSTAPTTANWATTQFSRRLSSSNSLLDLNFNRSKFIPKRSKIHCALQSHSVLHFNQSPSTAIPKHDSFSQPQPQPHHWNIFQKAASFALDMAENALVSHESQHQLPKTADPHVQIAGNYAPVPEQSARHSLPVTGTIPDCINGVYVRNGANPLFEPTAGHHLFDGDGMVHAVSIDNGNASYACRFTETERLKQEKELGKPVFPKAIGELHGHSGIARLILFYARGLCGIVDHKKGTGVANAGLVYFNDRLLAMSEDDVPYQVRVTPSGDLETVDRYDFNGQLDHTMIAHPKVDPISKELFALSYDVIQKPYLKYFRFFPDGTKSPDVDIPLDVPTMMHDFAITENFVVIPDQQVVFKLQEMISGGSPVIYDKNKVSRFGILAKNARDSNDIIWIESPDTFCFHLWNAWEEPESDEVVVIGSCMTPPDSIFNECEEKLTSVLSEIRLNLKTGKSTRRPIIEETEQINLEAGMVNRNKLGRKTQYAYLAIAEPWPKVSGFAKVDLFTGEVKKYIYGDKKFGGEPFFLPGNDPNNEGEDDGYILSFVHDEKKWKSELQIINAKNLELEATVKLPSRVPYGFHGTFIDAKELVNQA